A genomic segment from Stappia indica encodes:
- a CDS encoding lysophospholipid acyltransferase family protein, which yields MLLLRSLVFQVLFYLSTFVLMILGAPVFLLPRRLGWPLVPFWARVELFLLKWIVGVRVEFRGLENIPQGGYIVAAKHQSAWETFALLPLFPSPTYVLKRELRYIPIFGWYTAKFRQIPVDRGKRSAALAAMTQRAGEAVAEGRQILIFPEGTRRGAGEEPRYKHGVAHLYRSLAAPVLPVALNSGLFWPRRGWCLYPGTVLVEFLPPIAPGLDLESFHARLVSDIETTSDRLLDEAAAQAPASPVVRRAQERRAARGLQSA from the coding sequence ATGCTGCTTCTTCGCTCGCTTGTGTTCCAGGTCCTGTTCTACCTCAGCACCTTCGTCCTGATGATCCTCGGCGCGCCGGTCTTTCTGCTGCCGCGCCGCCTCGGCTGGCCGCTGGTGCCGTTCTGGGCACGGGTCGAGCTGTTCCTGCTGAAGTGGATCGTTGGCGTCAGGGTCGAGTTCCGCGGCCTGGAGAACATCCCGCAAGGCGGCTACATCGTCGCCGCCAAGCACCAGTCGGCCTGGGAGACCTTCGCCCTGCTGCCGCTGTTCCCCTCGCCCACCTATGTGCTGAAACGCGAGCTGCGCTACATCCCGATCTTCGGCTGGTATACGGCGAAGTTCCGGCAGATCCCGGTCGACCGCGGCAAGCGTTCGGCCGCGCTCGCCGCCATGACCCAGCGCGCCGGCGAAGCGGTGGCCGAGGGCCGGCAGATCCTGATCTTTCCGGAAGGCACCAGGCGGGGCGCCGGCGAGGAGCCGCGCTACAAGCACGGCGTCGCCCATCTCTATCGCTCGCTCGCGGCGCCGGTGCTGCCGGTCGCGCTGAATTCCGGCCTGTTCTGGCCGCGCCGCGGCTGGTGCCTCTATCCGGGCACCGTTCTGGTGGAATTCCTGCCGCCGATCGCCCCGGGCCTCGACCTCGAGAGCTTCCACGCGCGGCTGGTGTCGGATATCGAGACCACCTCCGACCGGCTGCTCGACGAGGCAGCGGCGCAAGCG